The following are from one region of the Polaribacter marinaquae genome:
- a CDS encoding YihY/virulence factor BrkB family protein, producing the protein MHLKRLVKDLPSLLKKTGTNWLNSEPFELSAIVAYYAILSLPALLVIILNLVGNVWGKEIVQGELLDEITKAVGVQTAESIRLMMLDRGDESVSIFTTIIGFGTLFYGATGVFYQLQAAFDKIWKTPENKQENGFIKMIFSRIKSFGFILIIGFLLLISFVLTALISTFNKRIEKFLPESLFEHIYIIDFLMSVIFIYVLFAAMFKYLPSITVKWRAVKIGAAVTAILFVIGKFLMAWYFNEMEPGSTYGAAGSIILIMLWVSYSSLILFFGAHFTKVYADTYFIK; encoded by the coding sequence GTGCATTTAAAAAGACTTGTTAAAGATTTACCTAGTTTATTAAAAAAAACAGGCACAAATTGGCTTAATAGTGAACCTTTTGAGCTTAGTGCTATTGTTGCTTATTATGCTATTTTATCTTTACCTGCATTACTAGTTATAATTTTAAATTTAGTTGGTAATGTTTGGGGCAAAGAAATAGTACAAGGAGAATTGTTAGACGAAATAACCAAAGCAGTTGGTGTGCAAACTGCCGAGTCTATTAGATTGATGATGTTAGATAGAGGAGATGAAAGTGTTTCTATTTTTACAACAATTATTGGTTTTGGAACATTATTTTATGGTGCAACTGGTGTTTTTTACCAACTACAAGCTGCATTCGATAAGATATGGAAAACCCCAGAAAACAAACAAGAAAACGGTTTTATAAAAATGATTTTTAGCAGAATAAAAAGCTTTGGTTTCATTTTAATAATAGGTTTTTTATTACTGATAAGCTTTGTGTTAACAGCTTTAATTAGCACTTTTAATAAAAGAATCGAAAAATTCTTACCAGAAAGTTTATTCGAACATATTTATATTATAGATTTTTTAATGTCTGTTATTTTTATTTATGTACTTTTTGCAGCAATGTTTAAATACTTACCAAGCATTACTGTAAAATGGAGAGCTGTAAAAATTGGTGCTGCAGTAACCGCAATACTTTTTGTAATTGGAAAATTTTTAATGGCGTGGTATTTTAATGAAATGGAACCAGGCTCAACCTACGGTGCGGCAGGTTCTATTATCTTAATTATGCTTTGGGTATCTTACTCTAGTTTAATTCTTTTTTTTGGTGCACATTTTACCAAAGTATATGCAGATACTTATTTTATAAAATAA
- a CDS encoding DEAD/DEAH box helicase, whose amino-acid sequence MANHIKDQKEILQKLNISQLNPMQEEAIATIKKNTNTILLSPTGTGKTLAFALPLLDFLNPEIEEIQALVLVPSRELAIQIEQVIRSMGSGYKVNAVYGGRPMSKDKIELKHLPAILIGTPGRISDHFANERFSKSYIKTLVLDEFDKSLEVGFEYEMRGVINQLTALNKRILTSATQGVEIPDFVRMDKPNTVNYLKATTSKLQIKTVVSPAKNKQNTLLHLLNHLGNQQGIIFCNLKDSINTVSNFLESKNIKHGCFSGGMEQKDRERSLIKFRNGTNQLLIATDLAARGIDVPEMKFIIHYELPSAVEEFTHRNGRTARVSAKGTAYVLKWKDERVPDFIKNVEVANISKQAERKAVFWETLFISGGRKDKISKGDIAGLFIKQGKLTKDQLGVIELKQDCAFVAVPASLTADLVDKLNNSRLKKKKVRIYEV is encoded by the coding sequence ATGGCAAATCATATTAAAGATCAAAAGGAAATTTTACAAAAACTGAATATTAGTCAGTTAAATCCGATGCAAGAGGAAGCTATTGCTACAATCAAAAAAAATACAAATACAATTTTATTATCTCCTACAGGAACTGGTAAAACATTAGCTTTTGCTTTACCTTTATTAGATTTTCTAAATCCAGAAATAGAAGAAATTCAGGCGTTAGTATTAGTTCCGTCTAGAGAATTGGCTATTCAAATAGAACAAGTTATTCGTTCTATGGGTTCTGGATATAAAGTAAATGCAGTTTACGGCGGAAGACCCATGTCTAAAGATAAAATAGAATTAAAGCATTTACCAGCGATCTTAATAGGAACTCCTGGTAGAATATCAGATCATTTTGCAAATGAACGTTTTTCAAAATCATATATTAAAACTTTGGTTTTAGATGAATTTGATAAATCTTTAGAAGTAGGTTTCGAATATGAAATGAGAGGTGTTATTAATCAATTAACGGCTTTAAATAAAAGAATCTTAACTTCTGCAACACAAGGTGTTGAAATCCCTGATTTTGTAAGAATGGATAAACCAAATACGGTAAATTATCTTAAAGCTACAACTTCTAAACTTCAAATAAAAACAGTTGTATCGCCTGCTAAAAATAAGCAAAACACACTTTTACATTTATTGAATCATTTAGGCAATCAACAAGGAATCATTTTTTGCAATCTAAAAGATAGTATCAATACTGTAAGTAATTTTTTAGAAAGTAAAAATATTAAGCATGGTTGCTTTAGTGGCGGAATGGAGCAAAAAGATAGAGAAAGATCTTTAATTAAATTTAGAAATGGTACCAATCAATTATTAATTGCCACAGATTTGGCTGCAAGAGGAATTGACGTGCCAGAAATGAAATTTATCATTCATTATGAATTACCAAGTGCCGTAGAAGAATTTACACACAGAAATGGTAGAACAGCTAGAGTTTCTGCTAAAGGAACTGCTTATGTTTTAAAATGGAAAGATGAAAGAGTACCCGATTTTATTAAAAATGTTGAAGTAGCAAACATATCTAAACAAGCGGAAAGAAAAGCTGTTTTTTGGGAAACACTATTTATTTCTGGTGGAAGAAAAGACAAAATCTCTAAAGGTGATATTGCCGGTTTATTTATAAAACAAGGTAAACTAACTAAAGACCAACTTGGTGTTATAGAATTAAAACAAGATTGTGCATTTGTTGCTGTGCCTGCAAGTTTAACTGCGGATTTAGTTGATAAATTAAACAATTCTCGTTTAAAGAAGAAAAAAGTTAGAATTTACGAAGTCTAA
- a CDS encoding DEAD/DEAH box helicase — protein sequence MLKQFSELGINNELQKGLIDLEISKPTEIQEKVIPIALNNSEDIVALAKTGTGKTAAFGLPLLQLIDTDNSNIQAVILAPTRELGQQIASNLEAYAKFCPSISIATICGGIPIKPQIERLKKPTQIVVATPGRLADLVKREAINIKNISYFILDEADEMVSALKEGLDSIIKEIPKKRRTLLFTATMPGSIRQMVNNYMSKNVVQIEADMATMGHQGINHKYVVVEPIEKLEVLLHFLNSKSGKRGIIFCKTKAAVNKLAKKLAINKFSSGALHGSLTQGIRDRIMDQFREGHIDTLVATDLAARGIDVKDLAYVVNYHLPDTYDAYVHRSGRTARAGASGLSLSIIQKEEEQDITDFERELDIRFETFKKADAKSIEENNALVWANKIFKTKPNRSVDEDFKAQIKTIFHHLTKDELVDKILANYLANTKNTSSETTKNKRK from the coding sequence ATGTTAAAACAGTTTTCCGAATTAGGAATTAATAATGAATTACAAAAGGGTTTAATAGATTTAGAAATTTCTAAGCCTACAGAAATTCAAGAAAAAGTGATTCCTATTGCTTTAAATAATAGTGAAGACATAGTTGCTTTGGCTAAAACAGGTACTGGTAAAACAGCTGCTTTTGGCTTGCCATTATTACAATTAATAGATACAGATAATTCGAATATACAAGCTGTAATTTTAGCACCTACAAGAGAGTTAGGCCAACAAATTGCTTCTAATTTAGAAGCTTATGCTAAATTTTGCCCTTCAATTTCTATTGCTACTATTTGTGGCGGAATACCAATAAAACCACAGATAGAACGTTTAAAAAAACCAACTCAAATTGTAGTTGCAACTCCTGGTAGACTTGCAGATCTAGTAAAAAGAGAAGCTATAAACATAAAAAATATCTCTTACTTTATTCTAGATGAAGCAGATGAAATGGTTAGCGCTTTAAAAGAAGGTTTAGATAGTATTATTAAGGAAATTCCTAAAAAAAGAAGAACACTACTTTTTACAGCTACAATGCCAGGTTCTATTAGACAAATGGTAAATAACTACATGTCTAAAAATGTTGTTCAAATTGAAGCTGATATGGCAACAATGGGTCATCAAGGAATTAATCATAAATATGTAGTTGTAGAACCGATAGAAAAATTAGAGGTTTTACTTCATTTTTTAAATTCTAAATCGGGCAAAAGAGGTATAATTTTTTGTAAAACTAAAGCTGCAGTAAATAAATTAGCCAAAAAATTAGCGATAAATAAATTTTCTTCTGGTGCACTACACGGTAGTTTAACTCAAGGAATTAGAGATCGAATAATGGATCAATTTAGAGAAGGACATATTGATACATTAGTTGCTACAGATTTAGCTGCCAGAGGTATCGATGTTAAAGATTTAGCATATGTTGTAAATTATCATTTACCAGATACGTATGACGCTTATGTTCACAGAAGTGGAAGAACGGCTAGGGCAGGAGCAAGCGGATTATCGTTATCCATCATTCAAAAGGAAGAAGAACAAGATATTACAGATTTTGAAAGAGAATTAGACATTAGGTTTGAAACTTTTAAAAAAGCAGATGCTAAAAGTATTGAAGAAAATAATGCTTTAGTTTGGGCAAATAAAATTTTTAAAACAAAACCTAACCGTTCTGTAGATGAAGATTTTAAAGCTCAAATTAAAACCATCTTTCACCATTTAACAAAAGATGAATTGGTAGATAAAATTTTAGCAAACTATTTAGCGAATACAAAAAATACATCATCAGAAACCACAAAAAATAAAAGGAAATAA
- a CDS encoding SDR family oxidoreductase, translating into MSKEIKENKEVAVCIETIQNLLKDTNQLFELPEAQRIALFKVAGELSRPNRDEFQRRRKDAKKAAKRKKIESDKHARKSTGIRSAREAALFVAPKLLGAAQIEKDTPELESPRNCYVCKTVYTKLHHFYDTMCTECGDLNYAKRFQTTDLKDQVAVITGSRLKIGYHITLMLLRSGATVVATTRFPADSAIRFSKEEDYKDWSHRLHIHGLDLRHIPSVEIFCNYIEQKYDRLDILINNAAQTVRRPSGFYYHLMENEKKPVDQLPKLAQTLLKDHEACLEELSSLSVSTNKTSKNNVLPVTWHGPEPGIGLRNSAELSQIPYSFDNSLQAAEVFPEGKLDADLQQVDLRKTNSWRLRLGEIETTEMVEVQLVNAVAPFVLCNRLSSLMMKENTGKKHIINVTAMEGKFHRFKKEDRHPHTNMAKAALNMLTHTSASTFAKSGIYMNAVDTGWVTDEDPAELSKKKTEIHDFQPPLDIVDGAARVMDPLIDGINTGKHWCGKFLKDYFPIDW; encoded by the coding sequence ATGAGCAAAGAAATTAAAGAGAATAAAGAAGTTGCTGTTTGTATAGAAACTATTCAGAATTTATTAAAAGATACAAATCAACTTTTCGAATTACCAGAAGCACAAAGAATTGCTCTTTTTAAGGTTGCTGGTGAATTGTCTAGACCGAATAGAGACGAGTTTCAGCGAAGACGAAAAGATGCAAAAAAAGCTGCAAAACGTAAAAAAATTGAAAGTGATAAACATGCTAGAAAATCTACCGGAATAAGGTCTGCTAGAGAAGCTGCATTATTTGTTGCTCCTAAATTATTAGGCGCAGCTCAAATAGAAAAAGACACACCAGAATTAGAGTCACCAAGAAACTGTTACGTATGTAAAACAGTGTATACTAAATTGCATCACTTTTACGACACAATGTGTACAGAATGTGGCGATTTAAACTATGCTAAACGTTTTCAAACTACAGATTTAAAAGATCAAGTTGCTGTAATTACAGGTTCTCGTTTAAAAATTGGATATCATATAACCTTAATGTTATTAAGATCTGGTGCAACAGTTGTTGCCACTACTAGATTTCCTGCAGATTCTGCAATCCGTTTTTCTAAAGAAGAAGATTATAAAGACTGGAGCCATCGTTTACATATTCATGGCTTAGATTTAAGACACATACCGAGTGTAGAAATCTTTTGTAACTATATAGAACAGAAATACGATCGTTTAGATATATTAATTAACAATGCGGCTCAAACCGTAAGAAGACCTTCTGGTTTTTATTACCATTTAATGGAAAATGAAAAAAAGCCGGTAGATCAATTACCTAAATTAGCACAAACGCTGCTAAAAGATCATGAAGCTTGTCTAGAGGAATTGTCTAGCTTAAGTGTTTCTACAAACAAAACGAGTAAAAATAACGTTTTACCTGTAACATGGCATGGTCCAGAACCAGGAATTGGTTTGCGTAATTCTGCAGAATTATCTCAAATACCGTATAGTTTCGATAATTCTTTACAAGCAGCAGAAGTTTTTCCTGAAGGAAAATTAGATGCAGATTTACAACAAGTAGATTTAAGAAAAACCAATAGTTGGCGTTTAAGATTGGGGGAAATTGAAACAACTGAAATGGTAGAAGTTCAGTTGGTAAATGCTGTAGCTCCTTTTGTTTTATGCAACCGATTATCATCTTTAATGATGAAAGAAAATACGGGTAAAAAACATATAATTAATGTAACGGCAATGGAAGGGAAGTTTCATCGATTTAAAAAGGAAGATAGACATCCGCATACAAACATGGCAAAAGCTGCATTAAATATGTTAACGCACACTTCTGCATCTACATTTGCTAAATCTGGTATTTATATGAACGCTGTAGATACAGGTTGGGTTACAGATGAAGATCCGGCAGAATTATCAAAAAAGAAAACAGAAATTCACGATTTTCAACCACCACTAGACATTGTTGATGGTGCTGCTAGAGTTATGGATCCGTTAATTGACGGAATAAATACAGGAAAGCATTGGTGCGGTAAGTTCTTAAAAGATTATTTTCCTATCGATTGGTAA
- a CDS encoding M14 family metallopeptidase — protein MKFNRNILKSLLLLFLFPLAIGAQNSSEVFRAAGSPHNPKVQISFNRYYTSEGLAALSKKIADAHPNLVKRQSIGKSALGKDIWMLAITNYKEGKADRKPGFYLDGNIHSNEIQGGEISIYTAWYLTENFNDNEYITNMLNDRIFYIVPTINPDARNDFMKEANTGSSPRSGMIPLDDDRDGKFDEDGYDDIDGDGSITRMRRKSDDGNYIVDPLDPRKMIAIGPDDVVTTQRYEYLGNEGIDNDGDGRINEDTHGYYDPNRDWGWKWQPDYIQRGAYKHPFSLPETRAVADFVLAHPNIAGAQSFHNSGGMILRGPGAQEDLATYNRQDIRIYDAIGKKGEKMLPGYRYLTVYKDLYSVFGGELDWFYGSRGIYTFTNEIFTSFAYYKKRGRDRNQTYDFDKELLMGDAFTPWKEYDHPTYGKIEVGGFKKNFGRATPGFMLEEEAHRNMAFTFYHAQHMPNLSISNISEKKISGGLKEITATIKNDRLMPTHASQDLKYNITRPDYISISGVKVIAGMLVSNEDFNVNKEQKVNPAKLRVRNIPGNGVVKVRWIVKGNSKFTITVDSAKGGLLSKSNK, from the coding sequence ATGAAATTCAATAGAAATATATTAAAATCATTGTTGCTATTATTTTTATTTCCATTAGCAATTGGTGCACAAAATAGTTCAGAAGTTTTTAGAGCTGCGGGTTCACCTCATAATCCAAAAGTTCAAATTTCTTTTAATAGATATTATACATCAGAAGGTTTAGCTGCTTTAAGTAAAAAAATTGCTGATGCGCATCCTAATTTAGTAAAAAGGCAATCAATTGGTAAATCTGCTTTAGGTAAAGATATTTGGATGTTAGCAATTACAAATTATAAAGAAGGAAAAGCAGATAGAAAACCTGGTTTTTATTTAGACGGAAACATTCATTCAAATGAAATTCAAGGAGGAGAAATAAGTATTTACACTGCTTGGTATTTAACAGAAAATTTTAATGATAACGAGTACATAACAAATATGTTAAATGATCGTATATTTTACATTGTACCAACTATAAATCCAGATGCTAGAAACGACTTTATGAAAGAAGCAAATACCGGAAGTAGCCCAAGATCTGGTATGATTCCTTTGGATGATGATAGAGATGGTAAGTTTGATGAAGATGGTTATGATGATATTGATGGTGATGGTTCTATTACTAGAATGAGAAGAAAAAGTGATGATGGTAATTATATTGTAGATCCTTTAGATCCTAGAAAAATGATTGCAATTGGGCCAGATGATGTAGTTACAACACAGCGATATGAATATCTTGGTAATGAAGGAATTGATAATGATGGTGACGGAAGAATAAATGAAGATACACATGGTTATTACGATCCAAATAGAGATTGGGGTTGGAAATGGCAACCAGATTATATTCAGCGTGGTGCTTACAAGCATCCTTTTTCGTTACCAGAAACAAGAGCCGTTGCAGATTTTGTTTTAGCGCATCCTAATATTGCAGGTGCACAAAGTTTTCATAACTCTGGCGGAATGATTTTAAGAGGTCCTGGTGCACAAGAGGATTTAGCAACATACAACAGACAAGACATAAGAATTTATGATGCTATTGGTAAAAAAGGAGAAAAAATGTTACCTGGTTATCGTTACTTAACTGTATATAAAGACTTATACTCGGTATTTGGTGGCGAATTAGATTGGTTTTATGGTAGTAGAGGAATTTACACTTTTACAAATGAGATTTTTACTTCTTTTGCGTATTATAAAAAACGAGGTAGAGATAGAAATCAAACTTATGATTTTGATAAAGAGTTGTTAATGGGAGATGCTTTTACACCATGGAAGGAATACGATCATCCTACTTATGGCAAAATAGAAGTTGGTGGCTTTAAAAAGAATTTTGGTAGAGCAACACCTGGTTTTATGTTAGAAGAAGAAGCACATAGAAACATGGCATTTACATTTTACCATGCACAACATATGCCTAATTTATCAATTTCTAATATATCTGAAAAGAAAATTAGTGGTGGTTTAAAAGAAATTACAGCTACAATTAAAAATGATAGATTAATGCCAACGCATGCTAGTCAAGATTTAAAATACAATATTACAAGACCAGATTATATATCAATTTCTGGTGTAAAAGTAATTGCAGGTATGTTGGTTTCTAACGAAGATTTTAACGTTAACAAAGAACAAAAGGTAAATCCGGCTAAATTAAGAGTAAGAAATATACCTGGTAACGGCGTTGTTAAAGTACGATGGATTGTAAAAGGAAATTCTAAATTTACAATCACGGTAGACAGTGCAAAAGGAGGTTTACTAAGTAAATCAAATAAGTAA
- a CDS encoding M14 family metallopeptidase, whose protein sequence is MFNKKRASLFLIGMTICFTTLQISAQSDYSNYSKLTQKIKTLQKSNAANTKLEALTTTIGGHKIWALTLSKGNAENKPAIAIVSGVDGSHILGPEMAVNIADNILKNHANVLEKTTFYIFPNMSPNATENYFSSLKHYKNGNAKKTDDDRDGAVNEDSFDDLNNDGLITMMRVEDITGDYTTLKEDDRVLVKADINKGEKGTYKLLSEGIDNDKDGAFNEDGKGGILFNKNFSYNYQYFTPGAGEHPVSEKENRDLLSFLYDRWNIFAIVTLGPENNLSTPLKYSASGAKKRVVTSVLKQDAALNKFLSDKYNKIIKAKNAPSSKGKGGDFFQWSYFHFGKLALSTPGWWVPQVKDSAKKASKNKVVNYLRWAEKENVKNAFVDWTTVSHPDFPNKKVEVGGIAPYKMINPPYKLVADISKKHTDFIIELAKMQPNITLQNLTSEAVGNGITRISVDVHNSGLLPTHTEMGKRSRWLRKIKVAIGLKKNQEIISGKEITLLNSIDGDSSVQFSWLIKGNGSVTLEAGTSHTGLDSATIKLK, encoded by the coding sequence ATGTTTAATAAAAAACGAGCATCTCTCTTTTTGATAGGGATGACAATTTGTTTTACTACGTTACAAATTTCGGCACAATCCGATTATAGTAATTACAGTAAACTTACTCAAAAAATCAAAACACTTCAAAAATCGAATGCTGCTAATACTAAATTAGAAGCATTAACCACTACAATTGGTGGGCATAAGATTTGGGCATTAACATTATCTAAAGGCAATGCAGAAAATAAACCAGCAATTGCAATTGTAAGTGGTGTAGATGGTTCTCATATTTTAGGACCAGAAATGGCTGTTAATATTGCAGATAACATTTTAAAAAATCATGCAAATGTTTTAGAAAAAACTACTTTTTACATTTTTCCGAACATGAGTCCGAATGCTACAGAAAACTATTTTTCGTCTTTAAAACATTATAAAAATGGTAATGCTAAAAAGACAGATGATGATAGAGACGGTGCTGTAAATGAAGATTCTTTTGACGATTTAAATAATGATGGTTTGATAACCATGATGCGTGTAGAAGATATTACAGGCGATTACACAACATTAAAAGAAGATGACAGAGTTCTTGTAAAAGCCGATATTAATAAAGGCGAAAAAGGAACTTATAAATTGTTAAGTGAAGGAATTGATAATGATAAAGATGGCGCTTTTAATGAAGACGGTAAAGGCGGAATTTTATTCAATAAAAATTTTAGCTATAATTATCAATATTTTACACCTGGTGCCGGAGAACATCCTGTTTCTGAAAAAGAAAATAGAGATTTACTTTCTTTTTTATACGATCGATGGAATATTTTTGCCATTGTAACATTAGGGCCAGAAAACAATTTATCTACACCTTTAAAATATAGTGCCTCTGGTGCCAAAAAACGAGTTGTAACTAGTGTTTTAAAACAAGATGCAGCTTTAAATAAGTTTTTATCAGATAAGTATAATAAAATTATTAAAGCTAAAAATGCTCCTAGTTCTAAAGGCAAAGGTGGTGATTTTTTCCAATGGTCTTACTTTCATTTTGGTAAACTAGCATTGTCAACTCCGGGTTGGTGGGTGCCTCAAGTAAAAGATTCTGCTAAAAAAGCATCAAAAAATAAAGTAGTAAATTACTTAAGATGGGCAGAAAAAGAAAATGTTAAAAATGCATTTGTAGATTGGACAACGGTTTCTCATCCAGATTTTCCTAATAAAAAAGTAGAAGTTGGTGGTATTGCTCCTTATAAAATGATAAATCCGCCCTATAAATTAGTGGCAGATATTAGTAAAAAGCATACAGATTTTATTATAGAATTGGCAAAAATGCAACCTAATATTACACTTCAAAATTTAACATCAGAAGCTGTAGGAAACGGAATTACAAGAATTTCTGTAGACGTGCACAATAGCGGTTTATTACCAACACATACAGAAATGGGTAAAAGATCTAGATGGCTAAGAAAAATTAAAGTCGCCATAGGTTTAAAAAAGAATCAAGAAATTATTAGCGGTAAAGAAATTACATTATTAAATAGTATAGATGGTGACAGTTCTGTACAATTTTCTTGGTTAATAAAAGGGAATGGTAGTGTAACATTAGAAGCAGGAACATCGCATACAGGCTTAGATTCTGCAACAATAAAATTGAAATAA